A window of the Lolium perenne isolate Kyuss_39 chromosome 7, Kyuss_2.0, whole genome shotgun sequence genome harbors these coding sequences:
- the LOC127312266 gene encoding calcium-binding protein KIC-like — protein MASHQQQSQSVGFEDYLPVMAERLGEEGLMQELASGFRLLQDPALGLITFASLRRNAPLLGLGGMSDDDLRGMLAEGDFDGDGALSEMEFCVLMVRLSPELMDEPRRWLDDAVAQASQFLFTS, from the coding sequence ATGGCATCGCACCAGCAGCAATCGCAATCCGTGGGGTTCGAGGACTACCTTCCGGTGATGGCGGAGCGGCTGGGCGAGGAGGGCCTGATGCAGGAGCTGGCGTCGGGGTTCCGGCTGCTGCAGGACCCGGCGCTGGGCCTCATCACCTTCGCCAGCCTCCGCCGCAACGCGCCGCTGCTGGGGCTGGGCGGCATGTCGGACGACGACCTCCGCGGGATGCTCGCCGAGGGCGACTTCGACGGCGACGGCGCCCTGAGCGAGATGGAGTTTTGTGTTCTGATGGTCAGGCTCAGCCCCGAGCTCATGGACGAGCCCCGCAGGTGGCTCGACGACGCCGTCGCGCAGGCGTCCCAGTTCCTCTTCACCAGCTAA